tattttttcttcgcgtTTCTCAAAAGTCTATTAAGagtatttctataatttttataaactcTTGTGCAAACTGGATCATTTTCATTCCTTATTCAATCCCTATATAACTgttctttcttatttatgcaccgCAGAAGACTAGGTGACAACCATGGCTTTTTGTCGTATCTTTTTCCTTGACCTTGTCCGACTCATTACACAAGTTTTGCTCAGAATAGAGATcaatgtatcataaaatctCTGAAAACTTATATTAATATCATCTAGATTTTCATCTTCATTATTCCCATCAACATTAGAAAtctcttgtttaaacttttctaagtTACCCTGGTTAAGCACAGGTAACATACTCATTTTCAGTCTAGGGCCTTGTTGCCTCgggaaacaaactttaaaacttgccgaaatcccaaaatggtcagaaacatcagtaacaataacccctggatctgaaaatttagaattagaaaaaatattatcaagtagcTTTGCCGTTAAAGTGGTAACACGCGTACAAATATTAATAGTGGGAAATAAACTATATGACATGCAAAGCTGTAGGAAGTCCATAGGAGTATTCGAATTCATATCGttaaggtcaatattaaagtccccaagcatgaagaatgggtgcgaaccagtaggtagtttatccaactgttcctccaaaatatccaaaaaggCCGGTATAGACCCAGATGGTGGTCTATATAGTACAACAACATAAACATCTTTTGGCTTAAGCCTGAGCTGAAGGATAAGTGGCTCAAATAACATCTCGTGAAACAGCACTAGATCACTTCTTACCAAAACCTCGATATCGCTCCGTATATAAGCTCCAATACCTCCATGTTGACGAAATTGACGATTCCTATGATGATATGTATACCCTGGAATATCCAAGAGAGCAGAGTTATGCTCATTTCGCCATGTTTCTGTGAGATCAATAacctgaaaaatggaaagttcacatatctcgcttaaaataaaataaaagatgaatTCAAACCCTGGCAGTTAAGATGGAAAACTCTGAGATCTTCAGAATCACCACCACTATTCCCAGACCTCAAACCATCTTTAAATAGGTACTTTGAATTACAAGAAATATATTGACCAGCAATCCCAATATCATAATTCCGGTGGAGCTGCTCCGTAAACATACTACCAAAATCCACAAATGAAgcttccaaatttttaagacgGCTGTTGCCCGGGGTGCCACGATCACCATCAACCATATTCATACAGTTTTACAACAAAGTAATATGGCCTCATctccacaacaaaacaaaaaagaaaagaaaaagaactaaacaagaacaaaatagaatataacaaacaacaaaagaatgacACTTTCCATctcggaaaaaaacaaacaaaaaaagaaacatgccgTATATTGTTTGCCCGTAACGAATCCATATACAAGTTACCAAATACAACGGCTACTAATTCCCACAATCACACAACCATAATTATCGCGACAAAAtagcaagttttattttaattaaattttttattattttttttttaattgatcttttcaataacaaataaacactcactaatctaacaacagcaaaaaaaaataaagaatccaACAAACTCTTAGCATTGTACCAAGGCACTTTAATAATACGGTTGTCCTTTTTAACAGAGATGCTGGGTGGTAGGGTAGGAGGTACCCAGCATTCCACACCTTTATCCGCCAAACGCTTACGTAACCCAAGTAATTCTTTACGCAAAACCCGCACACGCGGTGAGacatcatcactaataaaaacagactTAAACCGAActctttcccttttaattttttcgcattACTTAGAATCAAGAAACGTGCCTGGACACTGTCCAccctaattttaacaaaattcttggaaCAGTGAACCACAGTGAATGGTGGCAACTTGTCAGGTGGGAGTGACAAACCAGCTACAATCACCTCAGAAACCCGAGATGCAGCCTCATTCAAGGGTAAATCATTAAGGCCCCAAAACAGCAAATTGTACAACTTGTCCcgattttcatcaacaagagacTGGGTCACTACCACATTCATTTCCTCATTGCATTTCTTAATCACCTGTGACAGGGCTTTTACAAAACTTTGCAGAGCTAGAAGTTCCGATTTCACTGTTGCAATTTCATTGTCCGTtgcattacttttattttctagcACCGTAACACAACTTTTAACTGTACCCAAATcgttctgaatttcaagtacaCTCTGCTTTAGGGTTTCCATGTTCACATTTATAGATTGgaccatttccaaaattttaatgatattctcTGTATTCGTTTTCTGGCAGTCCGCATTAACACTCGTATCCGAATTACTAGTAGAATTCATAACCGGATCCGATAACTCAGCTTCTGTCCGGTTGCGTTCGGGTCTGGCTTTCTTTCCCATCCtgactatatcaaaataatatgtcACCTACCTttgcaaaaacttattttttacccatGCTAGTTTACAGCGTGCAATTTGCATTAACCGTTAAAAGGGCACGACTAACACCCACAACAGGATTCCTCAGGAACTAGCTCGAAGGCAGAACTAACTCCTTTGTATCCAAGATTATACTGTAACAATTAATTTAAGCAATTATCACGCTATTATTCACATAAGTCTACAACTTGGCATAGCAACCGTTGTATCCGGGCAAAAGCAGTCAGACAAGTTTATCCATTGACTGCTGAATGCGAActgaaaattgtaattttatgcCTGTGAAACTATAGAGCCTTacagccttttttttaatgagccaAAGGCAGAAGCACTGATAATTTGCTATTATGCCTTTCCAGCCCCGAAAGGCTTTATCTCAGTAAGTATAAATAGGTTAGCTCtagttatttctattttcaaaaaataattagcTATAATTTGGATATGAAAATTTGGGAATAAAGTACCaaatcatgaaattgtttttttattaatcaagtTACCTTTTATTATCACACTATTATCATTGTTCCATCAAACTTTAATGCTTAGATTTATTTAGATCTAATGTTCAGTGTCATTTTTAACGATTGTAGTCTGTTTATTTATCTTGTGAGGgttcattatttatttgtaaattattgacaatatttatttttagtctctttgttaatttttatttttgttgttgaagcTGGTGATAGTTCATCAATTGAAACTGaaacaatcagagaacctgATATTTCAACTCTATCATCTGTACATCAACTGCCACCTGTGGGCGCTGCATCTAGAATAACCAATTTAATATCAGAATCAGACTCTCAAAATTTGGACAACAATGACGAACGTATAATTGAAACTAGTAGTGTTGTGAACttagtttgaaaaaagaaatattttgtcaAACATAAAAGTTTTTGTAAACTTTACAAACAAACATCAACATTTAtatcaaacaatagaaacaacataatataattcaaattagGAATTTTATTAATCTCCTAAAGTGGAgagtataaagaaaaataaaaaggaacaaaGTGATGatataaatgtaaaacaacAAACACATGTATATACAGGCCAGTATACCCAAACCTATATTAGACTAGGAATTCTTAATTACCTTTCATTAATAACATAGTAAATTTTTACATAAACAAGCAGCAAATCTAAAAACAatggaaatatttgaaattataaaaataataccaactgactaaagaaaaaaaaattctagtttcaaTAATCTAAAAATTTCAGAGTCGGGCTATGGGAAATAGATGGCCCGagtgaattaaatttttgttgcttCTTATTCATTATCACAATGGGATCTTTCATACCATATTGTTTTATCACTAATGACGtagaatgaaattttgaaagtcgacataaaaaatttccaaaataaaaaatggttgttttaatatttgaacgattaaaagaactaaaatatgGTAGCCATGCTAAATATAGAAGAGCTTGAGGTAGAGCTACAGAATTAAAAACACAAGTTAATGACTTTCTAGTCAAAAGTCTTGCTGAGAAATTATCCTACGAAAACGTGCAGAGATGCAAGACAGgatgaattttaatatatttgctTGACAAAGGGATAGTGACCATAAGTAGTTAGGAAACATCATTACATAAAACGTTTTTAATGTTCTTAAAGCGTTTAAATAGTATTACCAAAAGTCTTTGGCAGGCTAAGTTTGCATTTCGAATGATACGGTAGCACATCACAAtaacttaaattttaaataaaaaaattgcttgaCATTTTTCCTTTTGAGGCTCTTATCATTAAAAGTAACTAAACTTCTTTTTACACTAGTTactcaaaaacttctttttaagtaactaaaaagtTATACCAGTGCAGCATGACTGACTTCCGTTACGTGGGAATTTAGCTGATTATTCTTTGCCAGAgttaaatactactactaacgacTCAGCTTAGCACCAAAACGCGTGAGGCCGGCTACGTGCGAACACAGATACTcgcgctcctcctccatcccaatttagTCTACAAAAAATGTTTGTAGGCTAAAAACGAAAGCTGAGCATCAATTGAGTTTACACCTAAGTTTGTTCAGGAATCATGAAGAAAGGGGGGCAGTTGTCCCTGTAGATCCTAATTTTTAGAACTACCTGattattttctgatgtttacgAATTTATTGGTACAATGACCTTCATAATTCATGGATTGTTCCtgttaaattagttttcaaagTGAGATTATGGTAcaagcttttttcaattttttttatcccgTATTACTTTCAAGTTTGAAATCTGATaaagattttttatattattattccaATTCTGATACATCTATTAACTGAAActaatttccaatttttgttttttcatttttgtttcattcgAAAGTGGTAGGCAGTGTAGATCCCAAACAGATAACAGTTGTAAAATCTTcaactttattttgaattgctaTTATGTCTAATTATTGAATCGTTTCTaccttatttaattttaataattttttttttactatagagATAATTCGTTTTACTGTGTGCAGTTCTGATGGTGTGGATCAACCAAAACTCTTTGGCCCAAAACCAATCTTGAATGTGAAGAAGCTGACACAGAAGGATATTGATGAATTAACAGCTGGTATTTGGCGTTGTGCCTGCTGtggaaaagtagaaaaatcgttttttatgCTAAATCTTCACATCAACACGGCTGTGAAGAACTTTCCCAATAGAATGTGACATCTGTCCTGCAGTATTTAGGGAATACAGAAATTTTGTTGTTCACATTATGGAACACCAAATGGGACAGATAAGAAGATGTCCTATTTGTTTGTGTGAATGTATTGGTGATGTGAGTCAACATTTAGTTGACTCACATCATGGCAATTTTTCCCCAAGCGCCTCTGTGTTAGAACTACAGGAAGTTCATCACCAGCTGTTACACAGAATCATTCTAcaaatgtttgttttaattcatTCGAATTGGATTCTGAAGCAAAAAACTTGGCAAATCATGAGATATGTTTGAATAGTTCTTTGCatattaaaaaacacaaaacattgAAAAGACTGAATAAAGCACATGTAAAGATAAAGCAATACATTTGTGACCTATGTGAAAAGAACTTTTCTAATTCAAGCCATTTGATTCGGCACCAAAGAGTGCACACTGGGGAGAAACCGTTTAAGTGTGATATGTGTATAAAATGCTTTTCCGAATCAAGCTCTCTGAAAGTACATGAAAGGCTACATTCAggtgaaaaaccctttaaatgtgaCGTGtgtaaaaaaaccttttctcaGTCAAGCCATTTGATTCATCACCAAATAGTACATACTGGTGAGAAACTGTTTAAATGTAATAcctgtgaaaaaagtttttctcagTCAAGCCATTTGATTAACCACCAAAGACTACATACTGGTGAGAAACTGTTTAAATGTAATAcctgtgaaaaaagtttttctcagCCAAGCGGTTTGATTAACCACCAAAGAATACATACTGTTGAGAAGCCGTTTAAGTGTGATCTTTGtgggaaatatttttcttgttcaaGCAATTTAATTAGGCACCAAAGAGTACATactggtgagaaaccgtttaagtGTGATCTATGTGTAAAGAATTTTTCTGATCCAAGCAGTTTTATTAGGCACCAAAGAGTGCACactggtgagaaaccgtttaagtGAGATATATCCAAGATAGAATATTCTTCTGAATTAAATCTTAATAATCATATAACAAAGCATTCTTAGATAAAGTGctaattcatattttacaaTAACAATTTCTGTGGTCT
This portion of the Artemia franciscana unplaced genomic scaffold, ASM3288406v1 Scaffold_1590, whole genome shotgun sequence genome encodes:
- the LOC136042610 gene encoding gastrula zinc finger protein XlCGF71.1-like; translated protein: MVAMLNIEELERLCVRTTGSSSPAVTQNHSTNVCFNSFELDSEAKNLANHEICLNSSLHIKKHKTLKRLNKAHVKIKQYICDLCEKNFSNSSHLIRHQRVHTGEKPFKCDMCIKCFSESSSLKVHERLHSGEKPFKCDVCKKTFSQSSHLIHHQIVHTGEKLFKCNTCEKSFSQSSHLINHQRLHTGEKLFKCNTCEKSFSQPSGLINHQRIHTVEKPFKCDLCGKYFSCSSNLIRHQRVHTGEKPFKCDLCVKNFSDPSSFIRHQRVHTGEKPFK